Proteins from a genomic interval of Natator depressus isolate rNatDep1 chromosome 20, rNatDep2.hap1, whole genome shotgun sequence:
- the ATP5F1B gene encoding ATP synthase F(1) complex subunit beta, mitochondrial, giving the protein MLGFVGRCSAAAASPLLRRGALGPAGAAGPLRDLLLRGAAAGGARRDYAAQAAPAAKAGVAMGRIVAVIGAVVDVQFDEGLPPILNALEVQGRDTRLVLEVAQHLGENTVRTIAMDGTEGLVRGQKVLDSGAPIRIPVGPETLGRIMNVIGEPIDERGPITTKQFAAIHAEAPEFVEMSVEQEILVTGIKVVDLLAPYAKGGKIGLFGGAGVGKTVLIMELINNVAKAHGGYSVFAGVGERTREGNDLYHEMIESGVINLKDTTSKVALVYGQMNEPPGARARVALTGLTVAEYFRDQEGQDVLLFIDNIFRFTQAGSEVSALLGRIPSAVGYQPTLATDMGTMQERITTTRKGSITSVQAIYVPADDLTDPAPATTFAHLDATTVLSRAIAELGIYPAVDPLDSTSRIMDPNIVGLEHYDVARGVQKILQDYKSLQDIIAILGMDELSEEDKLTVARARKIQRFLSQPFQVAEVFTGHLGKLVPLKETIKGFQDILGGTYDHLPEQAFYMVGPIEEAVAKAEKLAEEHS; this is encoded by the exons ATGTTGGGGTTCGTGGGTCGCTGCtcggccgccgccgcctcccccctGCTGCGGCGCGGGGCGCTGGGCCCGGCCGGGGCCGCGGGGCCGCTCCGCGACCTGCTGCTGCGCGGCGCGGCCGCCGGCGGGGCCC gacggGACTATGCAGCGCAAGCGGCCCCCGCCGCCAAGGCCGGGGTTGCCATGGGCCGCATCGTGGCTGTCATCGGCGCCGTGGTGGATGTCCAGTTCGACGAGGGGCTGCCCCCGATCCTGAACGCCCTTGAGGTGCAGGGCAGGGACACCAGGCTGGTGCTGGAAGTGGCTCAGCATCTGG GTGAGAACACAGTTCGTACCATCGCCATGGACGGTACCGAAGGCCTGGTGAGAGGACAGAAAGTGCTGGACTCCGGGGCCCCAATCAGAATCCCCGTAGGCCCTGAGACCCTTGGTAGAATCATGAATGTGATTGGGGAGCCTATCGACGAGAGAGGCCCAATAACGACCAAACA GTTTGCTGCTATCCACGCCGAAGCCCCAGAATTCGTTGAGATGAGCGTAGAGCAAGAGATCCTGGTTACCGGCATCAAGGTGGTGGACTTGCTGGCACCGTACGCCAAGGGCGGCAAAATCG GTCTGTTCGGAGGCGCTGGCGTGGGCAAGACCGTGCTGATCATGGAGCTGATCAACAACGTGGCGAAAGCCCATGGTGGCTACTCGGTGTTTGCCGGCGTCGGGGAGCGAACCCGTGAAGGGAACGACTTGTACCATGAAATGATCGAGTCTGGAGTTATCAACCTGAAGGACACAACCTCCAAG GTCGCCCTGGTTTATGGGCAAATGAACGAGCCCCCAGGCGCCCGTGCCAGAGTCGCGCTGACTGGGCTGACAGTGGCCGAGTACTTCAGGGACCAGGAGGGCCAGGACGTGCTGCTCTTCATAGACAACATCTTCCGGTTCACGCAGGCTGGCTCTGAG GTCTCCGCCTTGCTTGGCAGAATCCCCTCAGCCGTGGGGTACCAGCCCACCCTGGCGACTGACATGGGCACCATGCAGGAGAGGATCACCACCACCCGCAAGGGCTCCATCACCTCTGTGCAG GCGATCTACGTGCCAGCTGATGACTTGACCGACCCTGCCCCTGCCACCACATTTGCCCATTTGGACGCCACTACTGTGTTGTCCCGCGCCATTGCTGAGCTGGGCATCTACCCTGCCGTCGATCCTCTGGACTCCACCTCCCGCATCATGGACCCCAACATCGTGGGGCTGGAGCACTACGATGTGGCCCGGGGGGTGCAGAAGATCCTACAG GACTACAAATCCCTGCAGGACATCATTGCCATCCTGGGGATGGACGAGCTGTCGGAGGAGGACAAGCTGACAGTAGCCCGCGCCCGCAAGATCCAGCGGTTCCTGTCCCAGCCATTCCAGGTGGCCGAGGTCTTCACTGGCCACTTGGGCAAACTGGTCCCACTGAAGGAAACCATCAAGGGCTTCCAGGACATCCTGGGAG GTACCTACGACCACCTGCCGGAACAGGCCTTCTACATGGTGGGCCCCATCGAGGAGGCTGTGGCGAAGGCGGAGAAGCTGGCCGAAGAGCACTCGTGA